Proteins encoded within one genomic window of Panicum virgatum strain AP13 chromosome 1N, P.virgatum_v5, whole genome shotgun sequence:
- the LOC120655546 gene encoding uncharacterized protein LOC120655546: MGHVMKYCPSTRAFITAPDGNGYVSASDVEDELVLAANFVADSEDECEAIDSAAAIKDLPSLLVQRVLTSKVEHDDEEKIQRKNLFHMFLQVKDCRVLTVIDSGSCNNLVSLDLIKRFGLPTHSIPQPYYLEWFSTSGKTKLTKSARIHFSVGFYHDYADFDVVPMQSSSLLLGRPWEFNNDVAHHGRTNTYTFMHKNKKITLLPLSPADIRKHFNEFAANDKKTPPSNDSCDAQTNRIKLKDGVYIATTSSAAVLCDNSDAPYYTMLCRDMCFINNDPMPHILYHVVTNLLQEFDAGMEMRMTPIQEGEDDEDIATLDIHEPASSPSYKSTPTRFSRSSRIQPTPLRGFGDISLIQSWNEVILDALKS; encoded by the coding sequence ATGGGACATGTCATGAAGTATTGTCCAAGTACTCGAGCTTTCATCACTGCACctgatggtaatggatatgtaAGTGCTAGTGATGTTGAGGATGAATTGGTTCTTGCAGCTAACTTTGTTGCAGATTCGGAGGACGAGTGTGAGGCAATTGATTCTGCGGCTGCGATAAAGGACCTTCCTAGTCTTCTTGTGCAGCGTGTGCTGACTTCtaaagtggaacatgatgacgAGGAGAAAATCCAACGCAAGAATTTGTTCCACATGTTTCTCCAAGTTAAGGATTGCCGTGTTCTCACCGTAATTGATAGCGGGAGTTGCAACAACTTGGTGAGTTTAGATTTGATCAAGAGGTTTGGTTTGCCCACTCATTCTATTCCTCAGCCTTACTACCTTGAATGGTTCAGCACTAGTGGTAAGACTAAGCTAACTAAATCAGCACGCATACACTTTTCGGTTGGTTTTTATCATGACTATGCTGATTTTGATGTTGTACCTATGCAATCATCTTCATTGTTGTTAGGACGACCATGGGAATTTAATAATGATGTTGCACACCATGGTAGAACTAATACATACACTTTCATGCATAAGAACAAAAAGATTACTTTGCTTCCTTTATCACCAGCTGATATTAGGAAACATTTTAATGAGTTTGCTGCAAATGATAAGAAAACACCTCCTAGTAATGACTCTTGTGATGCTCAAACTAATAGAATTAAATTGAAGGATGGTGTTTATATTGCTACTACATCTTCTGCTGCTGTGTTATGTGATAACTCTGATGCACCTTATTATACAATGCTTTGTCGGGATATGTGTTTTATTAACAATGATCCTATGCCACATATTTTGTATCATGttgtcactaaccttttgcaggaattTGATGCTGGGATGGAGATGAGGATGACTccaattcaagaaggggaggatgatgaggacatcgccaCGCTGGACATACACGAACCGGCCTCATCTCCAAGTTACAAGTCGACTCCAACTCGGTTTTCACGTTCATCTCGGATTCAGCCAACACCCCTGCGCGGTTTCGGCGATATCTCCCTCATACAGAGTTGGAATGAGGTGATCTTGGATGCATTGAAATCGTGA
- the LOC120655547 gene encoding protein MAK16 homolog B-like: MSDGVIWHCIRHNHCSFMAKITTGIFCRNPYNATGICNRSSCPLANSRYATIRDHDGVFYLYMKTAERAHLPNKLWERVKLPRNYEKAMDVINKHLEFWPKLLVHKIKQRLTKMTQYRIRMRKLQLKVREKVMTMPRKQTQRDLRRLEKAEKAAQLEKNIESELKERLKKGVYGDIYNVPFKEFDEVLDMERDEVVLEEEDEKEGAVEYVEGDDMEEMDHMDDMEDFEGLRGTDEDDHLDSQVPKKPKGLGSYFKQNAGKRSRKVMTEVEQDEETNTRQRTRM; encoded by the exons ATGAGCGACGGCGTGATATGGCACTGCATCCGGCACAACCACTGCAGCTTCATGGCTAA GATTACGACAGGGATATTTTGCCGGAATCCCTACAACGCTACGGGCATATGCAACCGGAGCTCCTGCCCTCTTGCCAACAGTCGTTATGCCACCATCCGGGATCATGACG GTGTCTTCTATCTGTACATGAAAACTGCTGAAAGAGCTCATCTGCCAAACAAATTATGGGAGAGAGTCAAACTGCCAAGGAATTATGAGAAAGCAATGGATGTCATTAACAAGCATCTT GAATTTTGGCCTAAGTTACTTGTGCACAAGATCAAACAGCGGCTGACAAAAATGACTCAATATCGTATAAGAATGAGGAAGCTTCAACTTAAAGTGAG GGAGAAGGTTATGACAATGCCCAGGAAGCAAACTCAGCGTGATCTCAGGAGACTGGAGAAAGCTGAAAAGGCTGCTCAACTAGAAAAG AACATTGAAAGTGAATTGAAGGAACGCCTGAAGAAAGGTGTTTATGGTGATATCTATAATGTTCCCTTCAAAGAGTTTGATGAAGTTCTTGACATGGAAAGAGATGAAGTGGTTCTTGAAGAAGAGGATGAAAAA GAAGGAGCGGTAGAGTATGTCGAAGGTGATGACATGGAAGAGATGGATCACATGGATGATATGGAAGATTTTGAAGGCCTCA GAGGCACAGACGAAGATGATCATTTGGATAGCCAAGTACCAAAGAAACCTAAGGGATTGGGTTCTTATTTCAAGCAAAATGCAGGGAAAAGGTCTAGAAAGGTTATGACTGAG GTGGAACAAGACGAAGAGACAAATACCAGGCAAAGGACCCGAATGTGA
- the LOC120653433 gene encoding SH3 domain-binding protein 1-like codes for MFGGVGRRNGRKYPYPLLYPPGPASYLSAKSANQTNQAIQSLRAPPNLPLPARTPPPNLLPLRRAHPSRRHLSAASPPLAPCSGGRVPLPLARGRLAAARRRRSAARAPRGPSPPVLESRGGRSSPAPAAARSPVAAPSTCRRPPSPAAVRDAATSAHRHCAVLGITVPRRPRRRFVRGVGVVASSSAPSSRHQRRRNFAKEESLCPSPDLMANSNLPRLIIKDTGSSLNSLLAWDAQIREVLLQQLSISIFWHLFQSFSL; via the exons ATGTTTGGAGGAGTTGGACGAAGAAATGGTCGGAAATACCCTTACCCGCTTCTGTACCCGCCCGGCCCCGCCTCCTATCTCTCCGCAAAATCAGCCAATCAAACCAATCAAGCTATTCAATCCCTGCGCGCGCCTCCcaatctccccctccctgcGCGCACGCCTCCTCCCAATCTCCTCCCCCTCCGCAGAGCCCATCCCTCCCGCCGCCACCTCTCAGCAGCCtcccctcctcttgctccttgctcgGGAGGCCGGGTCCCGCTGCCGCTCGCTCGGGgacgcctcgccgccgctcgtcgtcgcagatccgccgcccgcgccccgcgcGGGCCTTCGCCGCCTGTCCTCGAGAGCAGGGGAGGCCGGAgctcgcccgcgccggccgcggcgcggtCTCCAGTCGCCGCGCCGTCCACGTGCCGCCGGCCCCCATCCCCGGCCGCCGTCCGCGACGCCGCGACGTCCGCTCACCGCCACTGCGCCGTCCTCGGCATCACTGTTccgcgccgtccgcgccgccgcttcgtccgcggcgtcggcgtcgtcgcttcctcctccgcgccATCCTCAAGGCACCAGCGGCGCCGCAACTTCGCAAAGGAGGAAAGCCTGTGCCCCAGCCCCGATTTGATGGCCAACAGCAACCTCCCGCGCCTGATCATCAAG GACACAGGAAGTTCACTCAATTCTTTGCTTGCGTGGGATGCACAGATCAGGGAGGTGCTTCTCCAGCAGCTTAGCAT TTCGATCTTTTGGCATTTGTTTCAGTCTTTCAGTCTGTGA